The following DNA comes from Desulfuromonas acetexigens.
GATATCCCGGCTCGGCTCACTGAAGGACGCCCCGGCCCGCTCAAGAATATCCAGGCGCACACGGGGCTCCGCCGCCGCCGTTTCAGGCGCAGTCGGGGTCTTGGCCAGGGCGCGAGGACGGACCGCCGGTTTGGTCGTCACCCGCTCCTGGCGCGGCGTGGCCCACCAGGCATAAGCAAGGGACAAGCCGAGCAAAAGGGCCAATCCGCCGAGAAGCCAGGTCTTACGATTCATGGCTCCTCCGTGCGAAAGAGGGTTGAAAGCTTGATATTGAGGGTCACATCCCCCGCATCCGGGTCGTCGGTGCCGCTCAGAGTCAGGGATTCGAGGGCGATGAGCCGGGGCGATTCTTCGAGGGCATGAACGAAACGCTTGACCTGGAGATAGCTGCCGCTCACCGAAAACCCCAGGGAATAGCGTAAGAAAGGGCGCCCCTCCAGTGTCTGGGGGTCGTAACCGATCTGATCGATGAGCAATCCCGCCTCGTCGGCGAGGGTGAAGAGTTCGCCGAGCAAACCGGAAAGTTCCGCCCGATGGGGGATCGCCTGCCGGAAGGTCGCCAGATCCTGTTCCGCCAGAATCAGGCCGTCCTCCTCCTGCCGGGGGGCGCGCCCCTCCTTTTGTAACCTGCGCACTTCCTCCTGCCGTTGCAGGTAGGTTTGCTCCAGTGCCTGCAGACGGGGCTCCAGCCGGAAACGCAGGCCAGCCCAGGCGCCGAGGTCGATGAGGAGCAACAGCAAGAGCATTACCGGCACCGTCTTGTTCATGCGCCAGGCGGCACGGAGCAGGGAATGGCCGCTCATATCAGAACGCCCCCTTCACTTCCAGGGAGAACCCGATGACACTTCCCCCGGACGGATTATCCCGCCGGGCCTGCTGCAACAGGTAGACATCGCTGAAATCCGGCGAGGCGCTGAGATTGTCAAGCAGCCCGCGCAGGGCATCAAGGTCGCGGGCCTGGCCGGTGAGACTGAAGGAACCCTGGGCATAATCGGGGCGAATCGCCTGGATGCCCACGGTTTCAGGGAGCACCCCCTCCAACTGGTCGAGGAGGCGGGTCCAACGGAAGCTGTCCATGCGCAAAATACCGTTGGCAAAATCCACCTCGGAAAGGAGCCGTTCCCGCTCCGACCCGCTCAGAGCCGGACGTGTCGGCGCCCTTTCAATCCCCCCCCGCGTCTCCAACTCGACCAGCCACTGCTCGACCTGAGCGAGCTGCCGGTAATCCCGCACATAGCCGTAGGTCAGCACGCCCAGCACCAGCAGCAGGAGAAGGGCGACACCCCCGTAGGCAAAGCGCAGAGCCCGACGGCTGAGATAGGTACGACTGGCAAGATTGAGGGTGAGTTTCATGGTGATCCTCAGAGCAGACGCTCGGCCGCGCCGACGGCCGCCGCCAGATGGGTGCCGCCGTTCAGAAGCTGGGGCAGAGGGAGCGGGGCCAGCTGTTCGATTTTCGGATCGAGCAACCGAACCTCCCGTTCGAAGGCCGCCTTGAGAACCTCCATAAGTGCGGTCGCCGGCGGGGCGGTGTGCAGAAAAACCCCGGCCCGCTGGAAACCGGGAAAACTTTCCCGAACCGAGGCGAAGGAGAGGTTGATCTCCTGAAAGATCTCTTCGAAGGCTCCGGAGATCCGCTTGTGGCGCTGGAATACCGGTATTTTACCCTGAAAGAGCTGCAAGCCGAGGAGATCACCGTCGACCCCCACGAGAATGAAATCCTCCCCCAGGTCGATGCGGGGGCGGTAGAAGTTATAACGGTGCATGGCGTGAAAATCGATGACGACGGGATGGTAGCCGGCCTCGGCCAGGACTTCCTCGTACTGACCCAGAACGCTCCCCAGCATCAGGGAAACGAGCACCCGGTAGCGCCCCGTCTCGGTCTTCTCCACCACCTGATAATCGAGCCGGACCTCCCGGGGCTCGGCGGGCAGGCTCTTCTTCAGCTGCCACTTGAGCACCTCGATCCCTTCCTGGTGGGACTTGAAGGCCGTTTCCACCTCGGCCAGCAGGATCCGCCCCAAGGGATCGGGGAGAGAAAGGGCAATCCGGTCCTCGCCACGGGCGATGGGGTCGAGGACGCTCTTCACCGCCGCGATAAAAGCGGCCCGATCGCGGATATTGGGTTCGCGCACCGACAGCGACCAACTCTCTTCCGCAAGCGACGCAAGGCGCACATCGACCAGGGCCGGCGCCTTGGTTCCCCGTCGCCGCAACGCCGCCGCCTGCAACTGCCGACCGCAGAGGTCGAGTCCGAGAAAGGTTCTGCGGATCATGCCGACTCCACCTTTTCGACGAAGGTCACGCGATTGATCTCCTTGAGAGTGGAAATGCCGAGCAGCACCTTCTCCACCGCCGACTCCCGCAGAAAGCGGGTGCCGCTGGCAACGGCCGCCTTCTTGAGTTGGGAAACGGGAACCTTGTTGACCAGCAGTTCGCGGATTTCGTCGTTGAGTTCGAGCAACTCGACAATGGCGCTACGCCCCTGATAGCCCATGCCGTTGCACTCCTTGCAACCGCTCCCCTCGTAGAAGGGGTGATCCAGGTACTGGTCGGCATTGAGCCCCGACTCCTCCAAGGTCTGGCGGTCGTAACGCACTTCGTGCTTGCAGTGCGGACAGATTTTCCGCACCAGCCGCTGGGCGACGACACAGTTGAGACAGGAGACGAAATTGTAGGGATCGATCCCCATGTGCAGAAAACGACCGAGCACGTCAAAGACGTTGTTGGCGTGGACCGTGGTGAAGACCAGGTGGCCGGTCAGGGCCGACTGTACGGCGATCTGGGCCGTTTCCGAGTCGCGGATCTCGCCGACCATGATCTTATCCGGGTCGTGACGGAGGATGGAACGCAAGCCCCGGGCAAAGGTCAGGCCTTTTTTCTCGTTGACCGGAATCTGCACGATTCCCTTGAGCTGATATTCGACCGGATCTTCGATGGTGATGATCTTCTCCTCTTCCGAATGGATCTCGGAGAGGGCGGCATAAAGAGAGGTCGTCTTACCGCTGCCGGTCGGCCCGGTCACCAGCACCATGCCGTAGGGTTCGCGAATCAGGCGGCGGAAGCGGGTCAGCTCCCGCGCGGGGAAACCGAGGGCTTCGAGAGTCAGGCCTTTGAGGTCGGTGGCGATCGTCTCCTTGTCGAGAATCCGGATGACCGCGTCCTCGCCGAAGATACTCGGCATGATCGAGACGCGGAAGTCGATGGATCTCCCGCCGATACGCACCTTGAAGCGGCCGTCCTGGGGGACCCGCCGTTCGGAGATGTCGAGCTCGCTCATGACCTTGATGCGGGAGATGATCGGCCCTTGAAAACGGCTGTCGAGGGGCTCGGTAGCGCGGTAGAGAACGCCGTCGATGCGGTATTTGATATAGACGCCGTCTTGGCCGGCCTCGATATGGATGTCGCTCGCCCGTTTGTTGAGGGCATCATAGAGGGTCGAATCGATGAGGCGGATGATCGGGCTGGTGTCGGCGGTGAGCTTTTCCAGGGAGAGGACCTCTTCCCCCTTGTCCGTCTCCTTGACCAGTTGCAGCTTGAAATCCTCGGAAACCTCGTCGAGCACATGCTTGGTTCCCTCGGCCCGCTCGAGAATACGGAGGATCTTCCCTTCCGGCGCCACCCGCAGGATGAGCGGCACGTCGAGTAGCAGTTCGAGACTCTCCCGCGTCGCCACATCGGTAGGATCGGCGATGGCCACCACCATCCCCTGCTCGTCGTGACTGATGGGGAGGAAACGGTAGCGCGTGGCCATCCCCGCCGGCAGGGACGACAGCAGTTCAGGGTCGGGGATGAAATGCTCCAGGTCGACATATTCCAGGTTAAACTGACGAGCCAGGGCCTGCGCGAGGGCTTCGGCGGAAAAAATCCCCTCGGCGACGCCGGTGCTGCCGAAATTTTCCCCCCGCGCCTGCATGCGTTCCAGCACCAGACGGATTTCCGCCGGGGTGATGGTCCCCATGGAGACCAGGATTTCGCCGATTTTTTTCCGTTCGAAATTCACCATGAAAGGTTCTCGCGATAGTTCATCAGCGTTACCCGGACTGATCAAAAATGCCCAGGCGCAAGGCGCCCGAAATTCGAGGAGCGAATCGTACCTGTAAGGTACGTTGCAGCGACGAGGATGAGGGCAACGCCGCGAATGGGCGTTTTTCATCAGCCCGCTAGCGGACCGTTCCCGCCAGCTGGAAAATCGGCACATACATAGCGACGATGATGCCGCCGATGAGCAGGCCCATGGTCAGCATCATGATCGGCTCGACCAGGGTGGTCAGGCGGTCGAGGCGCCGCTCCACCTCCCCTTCGTAAAATTCGGCGACATCGTTAAGCATGTCGGCCAAAGCCCCGGTCGTCTCGCCAACCCCGATCATGCGCAGGGCCAGGCTCGGGAAAAAAACAGCCTGCTCCAGAGACGAAGCGATGGTCATCCCTTCCTCCACTCGCCGGGTTGCGACCGCCAGACGGTTTTCCAGCAGACGGTTGTTCAGCGTGCCTCGAGACATGCGCATCGACTCGACGACGGGGATGCCGCTCGCCAGGGTTGTGGCGAAGGTGCGGCAGAAGCTGGAAATGGCATAGTCGCCGAGCAGCCGGCCGAAAAAGGGAACGGCCAGCTTGCTCCGGTCGTAGAGCAGGGCGCCGCGTTCGGTGCGGACGAACATCCGCAGGGCAAAAGCCAGGGCCACCAGGAGCGGTACGGCGAAGGGCAAGCCTTCGGTCAGCACTTCGGTAAAGCCGATGAGCACCCGCGTGATCAGCGGCAGCTGGGCGTTGGCATCGGCGTAGATCTGGGTAAAGCGAGGGACCACGAAGAGCATGAGAAAGAGGACGACGACGATCACCGCCCCGCTCAGAAGGAGGGGATAGAAAGCCGCCCCCTTGACCCGCCCCTTGAGGGCTTCGACCCGCTTCTGATAGGCGATGTAACGGCCCAGGGTCACCGGAAGATCCCCGGTCTTTTCCCCGGCCCGCACCGAAGCCACGTAAAGCGTCGGGAAGAAGCGCGGAAACTTGGCGAAGGCCTCGGAGAGCGATCCGCCCCCCTTGACGTCGTCGCGGATCTCCCGCAGCACCTCGAGAACCTTCCCCGCTTCCATGCGCTCGATAATTGCGTCGAGCACCTGCAGAATCGGCAGACCCGAACGGATCAGGACCAGCAGTTCCTGGTTGAAGGATAAAAAGCGCCGGCCGCCGAACTGAGGACCGAAAGAAAGCCCCAAGGATGCGGGGCGCAGGCCCTTCCGGCGGATCTGAAAGACGTGAAAGCCCTGGGCTTCGAGATTCTCCCGCAGAAGATCCCCGTGGGTCGCCTCGAATTCCTTTTCGATGATGCGGCCGTCGGCGGTGCCGACTTTACAGATAAAGCTCGCCATAGGGGCTCAAGGTAGCACAGAGACTAAAAATTAGAAACCCGAATCCATAAGGATTTCAAGACGACAGAGGACGTTTCCGGGTGTTGGCCGAGGCCGTTTTACGCTTCGAGCCTTTTAGTAGGAACGAGGATTATGCTCGATGCCGTGACAGTTGAGCAGACACTCGCCGTGACGCGTCGCCACTCCCGTCGCCCGAAATTCGAGTTTGTCGTCTTCATTGGGGCTGACGAACTCTTCGTTGAAGCGGATCAGGTACTGATACTTGGTGCTGCCGTGGGCATCGTGGCAGGTGAAGCAGGAGGTTCCCAGTTCGTTGTTGCCGGGATTGCCGACGATATGCAGGGCATGATAGGGGAAGCTCTCGTTGCCGAGAATGCTGCTGCGGTCATGGCAGCGGTAACAGAGAGCGTAGGCCTGGGGGCTCTCCGGCCGCTGGTCTTCCATTTCGTAGTTGCGCACCAGCAGCCCCTCGTAAATGGAGCCGTGCGGCCCCTTCGGGCCATTGGGGTCGTCGTTGCCGTGACAGTCGCTGCAGGTGAGAATGGCGATATCCCCGGGCTGCTCCTCCCGCTCGTTGTACGGCTCCATCAGGCTGATGACGTAATGGTTGCGCCCCTCCCCTTCCACCGGATGAAAGGAAGGGTTGGTGATCTTGAATTCGGCGTGCTTGTTGGTCGCGTCGGTCGGCAGGTTGGCGCTGGAGGAATGGCATTTGTAGCAGAGTTCGTATTCT
Coding sequences within:
- the pilO gene encoding type 4a pilus biogenesis protein PilO is translated as MSGHSLLRAAWRMNKTVPVMLLLLLLIDLGAWAGLRFRLEPRLQALEQTYLQRQEEVRRLQKEGRAPRQEEDGLILAEQDLATFRQAIPHRAELSGLLGELFTLADEAGLLIDQIGYDPQTLEGRPFLRYSLGFSVSGSYLQVKRFVHALEESPRLIALESLTLSGTDDPDAGDVTLNIKLSTLFRTEEP
- a CDS encoding PilN domain-containing protein → MKLTLNLASRTYLSRRALRFAYGGVALLLLLVLGVLTYGYVRDYRQLAQVEQWLVELETRGGIERAPTRPALSGSERERLLSEVDFANGILRMDSFRWTRLLDQLEGVLPETVGIQAIRPDYAQGSFSLTGQARDLDALRGLLDNLSASPDFSDVYLLQQARRDNPSGGSVIGFSLEVKGAF
- a CDS encoding GspE/PulE family protein translates to MVNFERKKIGEILVSMGTITPAEIRLVLERMQARGENFGSTGVAEGIFSAEALAQALARQFNLEYVDLEHFIPDPELLSSLPAGMATRYRFLPISHDEQGMVVAIADPTDVATRESLELLLDVPLILRVAPEGKILRILERAEGTKHVLDEVSEDFKLQLVKETDKGEEVLSLEKLTADTSPIIRLIDSTLYDALNKRASDIHIEAGQDGVYIKYRIDGVLYRATEPLDSRFQGPIISRIKVMSELDISERRVPQDGRFKVRIGGRSIDFRVSIMPSIFGEDAVIRILDKETIATDLKGLTLEALGFPARELTRFRRLIREPYGMVLVTGPTGSGKTTSLYAALSEIHSEEEKIITIEDPVEYQLKGIVQIPVNEKKGLTFARGLRSILRHDPDKIMVGEIRDSETAQIAVQSALTGHLVFTTVHANNVFDVLGRFLHMGIDPYNFVSCLNCVVAQRLVRKICPHCKHEVRYDRQTLEESGLNADQYLDHPFYEGSGCKECNGMGYQGRSAIVELLELNDEIRELLVNKVPVSQLKKAAVASGTRFLRESAVEKVLLGISTLKEINRVTFVEKVESA
- a CDS encoding type II secretion system F family protein, yielding MASFICKVGTADGRIIEKEFEATHGDLLRENLEAQGFHVFQIRRKGLRPASLGLSFGPQFGGRRFLSFNQELLVLIRSGLPILQVLDAIIERMEAGKVLEVLREIRDDVKGGGSLSEAFAKFPRFFPTLYVASVRAGEKTGDLPVTLGRYIAYQKRVEALKGRVKGAAFYPLLLSGAVIVVVLFLMLFVVPRFTQIYADANAQLPLITRVLIGFTEVLTEGLPFAVPLLVALAFALRMFVRTERGALLYDRSKLAVPFFGRLLGDYAISSFCRTFATTLASGIPVVESMRMSRGTLNNRLLENRLAVATRRVEEGMTIASSLEQAVFFPSLALRMIGVGETTGALADMLNDVAEFYEGEVERRLDRLTTLVEPIMMLTMGLLIGGIIVAMYVPIFQLAGTVR
- a CDS encoding cytochrome c3 family protein — protein: MKITGEEQVCLQCHGSAQDRQNMVSRGYLKATATGDVQDIGEALRKPYRHPVLTVRGVHQGGETLPEEVSNAARHAECVDCHESHEVEKGKPFRGLKGRRIGNFVAEIEKEYELCYKCHSSSANLPTDATNKHAEFKITNPSFHPVEGEGRNHYVISLMEPYNEREEQPGDIAILTCSDCHGNDDPNGPKGPHGSIYEGLLVRNYEMEDQRPESPQAYALCYRCHDRSSILGNESFPYHALHIVGNPGNNELGTSCFTCHDAHGSTKYQYLIRFNEEFVSPNEDDKLEFRATGVATRHGECLLNCHGIEHNPRSY